The nucleotide window TGGCCCCCTTTTCTTTTGTCAGTGCTTCAGGCGACCTCCTGTTTTAACTTGGAATTGAACTTGGACTTCCGACCAGACAGGGGCCCTAAACGGAGGCAGAGATTTTATTTGTCTGTCTCTGAATCGCTGAGCCAAGCAGCACCTATTGCGCGGGGCCAGCGCGGAAATAATGACAATAATTAGCGGTGGGGAATTGCCAAGAGCCGGGACATTCCGCAgtggctgaaaaaaaaccccgcaaACTCCAGAAAACCCCCTTTTTTGCCTCAAAATGTGGTGTCTCCGTGCGAAGAGGCGGCGGGATGgccaggagggctgggggggggctgagggattttgggaccccccccccccgacaatcTACCACGTCCCCGCGGTGTCACCCCCGGGGGGATGGCTCAGAGGAGCGGGACCAAGGGGGATTCatgcctttccttttctcctgctcAACTTTAGCACGGgtttcttgggggaaaaaaaggataaaacgGGGTAATAAAGGCAGGGGGTCGGAGACAGCGGGGTTTGGCTTTGCGAACCCACCTCTGGCCCTGCCTCGGGGCGAAGGGGAGGGATTTTAtacatctgtatttattttttttcccctttctggatAGCAAAACGCAGCGAAGCCAAAGCAAAACGCACAAAAAACATCCTCGATATTTAGCAAACACCCGGCCCCGagccgggggtgctggggggggtgctGGTCTGGCAGCGCCTTACCGAcggcagcttaaaaaaaaccccaaaaaacccaaggaAAAGGCTCAAAAAAAGCTTCAGGGTGGATCCACCGCAACCAGGTTGCAGGAATCTGACAGGTTAGGAAGGAGCAAAGCCGGATCGCATCGGGTCGGGCTCAGTTCCCCGCCTGACCCCACCCGAGAGGGTCTGATCcaggccggggagggggcgggggggggcacagccaccCGACATTGCGTTTGCTTACTCGGTGCGTCTTCCCTCCTGGCTTCCTCTctctttaaaagtatttaaattaaAGGTTAGGTAGGGGGGTaatttgtttttttgatttttttgtggtttttttattcccCTGTAGAAACATCTCCAGTGCAAGGGGGGGGAGGGAATTGGTGACAAACCCCACAGCTGGGACAGATGTAAAGTCTGATGTAAAGCTTCCCCCCTCCCATCtctttttggggtgggttttttgggtccGAAGGCTGTGTTTAACTTGCTTTTCCTGCGCTATTTCGGGCGCTGCTTTTGCAAGAGCGCTGCTGGGGCTCGGCCGCAGCCTCCCCGCTCGTGGCCGCTCAGCACGAGCTGAGCCAGGGACGGTGGATCTGGGGGCTTTTTGtctcgggaaaaaaaaaaaaaaaaaaaaaaaaaaaaagaagaagaaaagaaaaaaaagaaaaaaataaaaagcacgcAAAGTTTGGGAAAAGAAGTCGGCTTTGGCTTTTATTTATCCAAAGCACATTTTGAACCAAGCCTGGGAAAGCTTTGCTTGGACTCCTCGGCGAGAATATGAGATTTAGCGGAATAGTTTCTCCACTAAATTGGTACTCCAGTGGGAAAATTCTGTGTTGGTCTCCGACTTTCTCATACCGCGGGCTTTAATTtccctgagggctccagagctaaaATTCCTTTATTcaccccccctcaaaaaaaaaaaaaaaaaaaaggcaatggaaaagcaagttttctttccaaatctAGGTAGGGGTTTTTCTGTGCGGGTGCCTGGCGTTGCAGAGGCACCAACAGCGGCTGGAGCCGATTTTCCTCCAATAAATCCCATACCTTGGCCATTCTCCTTCGTGCGTGAGATGCCTGGAGGTGGGAAGAACTGTAAATACAATTTTTCCTCCGGAAAATGGAGTACCGAGGGGGGATTTCTAAATCTTTCAGACAAGAACGAGGGGGAAAAGAGGGGGAAGTAaggttaaaagaaaggaaaaaaaaaaaaaaaaggaaaggaaaaatacccCTGTGCCGCAGATTGGCGGTGAATTATTTTCATCTCTCCCCTAGTTGAAATGAAGgatttgccttttttctgtaTTCTCACCCAGCCTGCATGTTTTTCTCCAGCGTACGCAGATAATAAAAAGGGATTTTATCCTAAAATCCCGCAGCTGGTGAATGTTCTTTTGGGTGAGATTTCCCTGGCCTGGAGAGGCAGCGCCTGACCCTGCACCACGTCAGACCTGCGCCAACACGCTCGGTGGGTGTTTGGCCACCGACACGCCGGTATTTTCAGGGCAACGGTCACCTTCACGCGTTCGGGGCAGAAATCCCCCTTTTTCGGAGTTCACCTTGAATTTCTACAAGACAAATTTGCTTTTTAACAAACGCAATTTATTGGCTGCCTCAGCATCTCCGGCTGCAAACACACATCCACCTGCAAAACTGAGTTCAGCCCTGAAATtccgtggggtttttttattttaaaggggaGAGTGGCaataaagaaaattactttaaagGAGGGAGGGTAGAAAACCGCCTTAAAAACCAGCAGCTAAAATGTTGGAGGTAAGGTAAGGAGAAACAACGCTGcagtttttcagagcagaacagagctggacgACGCAAGgatatatctcttttttttttttttcccatgtactCAGAGATGAATCTGTTTGTCTCTTCCTCAGCAGAGctggaataaaaataaagaaataaatactgaATTTCTCCCAGGGTCTGTCTTCAAGCAggcagagaaagggaagggaaaacaagCAAAGCCATAGCTGTCCTCAGAAGAAGAAAATCCAGCTTCTTTCTGCTCGGAGCCCACTGGTTGACGGAGAGGGAACTGCTCCCCTCAGAAATATCCATATAAAACCTTTTTCGAGAGCAATCTGCAAGCCTAGAGCTGACGGGAGGATGagaaaaaggaacttatgagtcAATATTATTTGATATTTGTCTGTATTCCCTGTTATttccctaatttaaaaaaaaaaacaatcctgaaGATGTGGTGCTTCGGGGATGGTGCTGGAGCGATGCGTGCTCTTCCAGGCTTTTTCTATAAATGCACAAGCAGAGGAAGAGTATGCTTTAAAAAGGGCTCGGGAaataaaaatgctattaaaaaaccccacagcctcAACCTAAGGAGCGGGTCTCACATCTGCTCTTCTTTCTAAttgctccttcccctctgcctatTTTTTATGTACGGGTACCACTCTGCTAAGCGGTTCCACATGTAAACATCCCGGAGCTGGTTTGGGTTcgtcaccccccagcccccctcaaAAGccgagaaaggaaaagaaattacttttaaaaaattaaaaaaaaaaaaaaaaaaaaaaaggagcattttcGAAATGAAATACTCAGTTTCGGAGCTGAGGGTGGGTTTGCACACCGAGCCTGCTCCTCCCTTCCCAGCCGCGGACCCTTCCCCAGGAAACCACCCTTTAAGTGGGATTTTTCTCCGCTGTTACCTCTAGGAAAAgacctttttctcctgttttcttctatttttctcttgttcttctctctttttctcctgttttcttctcttttttctcttgttttcttctttttctcttgttcttttctggttttctcccgttttcttctgtttttctcttgttttcttctttttctcttgttcttttctggttttctcctgttttgttctctttttctcctgttttcttctctttttctcttgttttcttttttctctcgttcttttctctatttctcgttttcttctttttctctggttcttttctctttttctcctgttttctgctctgttttcccttgttcttttctctttttctcctgttttctgctctttttcccttgttcttttctctttttcactcttttccttctctttctcccttgttTTCACCCCCTCCCCTAATTTTCGCCACTCAGCCCGCACTGACCCACTGAACTACAGCGCTCAGCGTTCCATCAAACCGCTATTTCCCCGGGATGCGGAGTGGAAATGCCCTTCCTCAAACCTGCCAGCCCAATTCGCTGTCGTTTGTCATTTGTCGCTCTGTCTGCCTTCCTCGGGGGGCCCCGGGCccgagccctgcctgctctgctccgcTCCGCGCAGCCCCCGCTCCGCCTCTGCTACCCCTACCATAAAtctttacatttttaacatttaatcCCCTTCCCACGCCGCGCAGATAGGACATGTGCTACCAAATGTTAACTACTTCATAAAAATTAAAGgcgaaaaatacaaaaaaataataaagggtgggagggaagggggttttttttgtgcagcTCCCTCCGTCCCTTGCCCCCGACGTCGCGGACACCCGGCTGTAATTTACTTATCATTTCTCGCTCagcttttccccccctctctccgAGCTGTGCGGTTCTTGGGACGGGAAGGGCTGGTTCTCCCGGGTGATTCCCGCACGGACTCACAGCACTGTGTGGAATTTCAAGGGTGTGGGCACgacttttattactttttttatttttaaatattttatttttaaatttgttattcTTCTTGggtttaatcttttcttttcttttcttttcttttcttttcttttcttttcttttcttttcttttcttttcttttcttttcttttcttttcttttcttttgcttcatttcatttcattattttatatcATTATCTTATTTTATTATTCCCCCCCCCATGGCAGCCTGTCCAACTCCCATTTTTGAGCCCAGGTCCCAGCCCTCGGAAGGTGCCCCCGAGGCCTCACCCTCGCGACAAATCCGTCCCCCACGCTGGGGGGGGACCCGCTTGGGCTCCTTCGCCTTGAACTTGGACTTCGACGGCTCTTTCAGAGGCCGAaaatcctccccccccctcccgacAGCTCGGCACTGGGCGGGGGGGTCGAGAACGCTCCCTTTGCCGGGCGGACACTCCCCGCCTCCAGCGTTTGGggggatttctgtttttttttttgctttttacccagcctttttttttttttttctcttgggaaGAATGGGAAGAGGATGAGGTGGGAGACGAAgcaccccggggcgggggggggcatcACCCCCAAAACCAGCAGCTCCGAGGGCTGGGCTTAGGGTTCGAGGGGGCACAGGCAGCATGGGGGGGTATCCTGCGTGAGTACGCACccctcgggggaggggggggcaacAGGGACAGACGGGGACCACCTGCAGGTCCCCTCGGAGGACCCCACTTCCCATGGCACCCCCCCGggaaaactgggggggggggagcagcgcgggCAGAGCTCCCCTCCCTTCTCGTAGGCTAAGGCACCAAATTCCttaaaaaatacaacattttccaCTTGTtcctccatttctgttttttttggggggctgAAGATCTCTGACCTTCCTCCGTCCCCTAATAACCCCTCCCCCGGGGGATCCCCGAGAACTGGGAGCCCCCCCCGgtaccccccccaccccatccccatcccttccAGCCACCAACCTGccattttgctgatttttttccccaattccgTGGCAGCCCGGCCCAGGTTTATGAAATAATTCACTTTTTTACCCTCAGAAAACAGCCTGGACCAGCAAacaccccccccggcaccccctccCCCGCTTTGTCCCTACCCGACATGGCCGCTGAGGTGTTTGTCACTATGAATATCACATTTATCAGAAATATCGGTCATATGAAATACCAACACACCCCCCCCGCGTGCAGAATGGgggaaaatcaaattattttggaGCCTGGTAGGGAAaattggggcggggggggagattttcgcttttttttttttttcggggggagggggaagcaccTTGCGAAGGAAAAAATACTGAACAGTTTCCACccgcaaagaaaaataaattaagggGGGGAATGATTTTGACCGCCCCCTTGGAGCATCGTGGGGTGGGGGATCGGTCGTTTCCCCTTGAAAATATCCCGGGTGGGTGGTTATCCTTGtgtcgtgcccccccccccgatatGTCGCTTAGAGCATCCTTCCCCCACGCCAAAACACGTCGCGGGGGGGAACACACACACGCTTCAAGGGAAAGCATCTGCGCCCGCCCACGCGGTGTTTCGGGGGGTGCGTGGGGTTACGGGGACACACACGCTTCACCCGACACGCGTGGAcagggccccgccccccccactcGCGGGTCTTTATGCCCCCCCCCCGACGGGACTGGTGCGGGGGATCGGGGGGGGATGGAGGATGATCCCCCCCCAACCAATGAGCGTGGCGTCGCTTTCGCGTGGGCGGGGACACgtcggggagggggtgggggggggaggaaagggaagggggaggcgggggggcgtGGCCGCGGCGGATTTCTTAatggagcggcggcggcggggcggaggcGCATGCGCGCTAGGGGCCGATATGTTGGGGGGgtcgcggggcggcggggcgaggcgcggAGCTTCCCCCGACGGCGGccgagaaggaggaggaggagaaggaggaggaggaggaggaggaggaggaggaagaagaagaggaggaggaggaggaggaggaggaggaggaggaagcggcgGGAGCAGCGCGGCATGACATGACGGCCCCGCTCGGCCTCCCCCCGCGCTGGCCCGACGGCCTCGCCTGCCGCTGCGAGGAAACCCCACGGGAGAAAAACCGCATGGAGGGGCTGGGGCACTGCCGGGAGATGATGCCCCACGGGGGTCTCGCCGTCcccaccgccccgccgcccccccaagGAGCCGCGTACGCCGAGCTGGCGGCTGCCGAACCCCCCCGGCAGTGCCCGTCGGGGGCGGCTTCCAGCGCGGCTCTGGGTTACGGTTACCCCTTCGGCGGGGGGTACTACGGCTGCAGGTTGTCCCACTCCCACGGAGTCAACTTGCAGCAGAAACCCTGCGCTTACCACCCCGGGGAGAAGTACCCCGAGGCCGGCGGACCCCTGCCCGGCGAGGAGCTGCCGTCGAGGGCCAAGGAATTCGCCTTTTATCCCGGTTTTCCCAGCTCCTACCAAGCTGTCCCTGGCTATTTGGACGTGTCGGTGGTACCGGGGCTCGGTGGCCACCCGGAACCGAGACACGACGCTTTGCTTCCCATGGAAGGTTACCAACACTGGGCTCTTTCCAACGGCTGGGATGGGCAAGTCTACTGCTCCAAAGAGCAATCGCAGTCCGCGCATCTCTGGAAATCACCTTTCCCAGGTAGGCTGCTCCGGGAAAAGACGTGCTCGCCCGCTTCCCGGCCTCCCGCCGGAGCGGGGATGTGCGTGTGCGAGTGTGCGTGTgcgtatatatctatatatacacacacatatacagccAGGTACGGGTATGCCTGTATATGTaattaaagggaaaagaaacGGCTCTGGAATGCCTCCCGTGCAAGGCAATGTGTACGAACATGCATGGGAAAGGAGGTGAAGCAATCGTTTCTGAATCAAAATACACGCCGTGAGCTCGCTTGGAAAGTAACTTTGCCGTTTAAtgcttccctttcttctctcctccctcgccctgcCTCACCTAAAGAGCGTCCCTCGGTGCCTTTCTCCCGATTTTCCCCTCCGCTCGCCGCTGCTCTGACTGCAGAGAgcttgaaaaagcaaaaaaatatattaaaaaaaaacctctctggTGGTTCAGTCGAATGAGGAGTGTCGGGGGCTGGGACAGTAAATCATATCACAATTACACACAATTATGGGAATGGGTGTCAAGTGACAAATTAATCTGttcggaggggaaggggggggggggagctcctCCGCCGGGTCAGACAGGCACCCTACCCGGGTGACAGCCCGCAGGCAGCCGGCAAGGCAAACCTCCCGCCCCCCCGGAGCATCCTTCAGCCCAGCAAATCCCTcgcccccttcccctcctgcttcccccgggcccggccggctCCGCGCCCCGACGGCAGCGGCGGGAGGAAGGTGATGGTAGGTGctgcctcccagcctccctccagccctcccagTCCCGGCGTTGGGTGGGGAAGGACGCAGGAGCCGGGtggggagaggaaaaataaaccaacaataaatggggcgggggggggccctgcagcATCTCGGGTGGAGAGGAAGGACGGGTCGCGTCAgtccttggcggggggggggagcatcTGTTTGTGTATTTTCCTTCTTTGGGACAAAGAGGGACGGAGGAATGGGTTTTCCCGGGAGCTttttggggaaagggaggggCGGAATTTGGCGATGTATTGTTGGCTGCATGATGggtgtgtgggattttttttggggggtggggtgtccTTCCATTTGAGCTGTATTTGGGGGAGCTGCAGCCCCCACCTCTTTCTCCCCCCATTGCCTGCGGCTCTGGTGACCCCCCTGAAGGAGactcctgccccccctccccccagccttTGCGGCACCCTCAGCACCGCGATTTCCACTCCCCCCAGAGGACCGATCGCCCCCAGAGCTCCCCCAGGGGCTCCCCAATTAACTCCTGTCAGCCATAATTGGGGCCGCGCTGCCTGCCGAGGAGAGCTCGCCTCCATCTTCCCGCTCCAGCCAGCCGGGTCACACCTTTGTGGCGAAGAGCTTCGTCGCCCAGATCACCCACCCatcatggcagggggctggcaAGGGGCTGGGGTTGCTCGAAAGCTTGGGGGGAGCTTTGTGTGTCCCCGCCAGTACCGATGGAGCCGGGGTGAAGATGCTCCCCGCATCCCCGCTGAAC belongs to Opisthocomus hoazin isolate bOpiHoa1 chromosome 32, bOpiHoa1.hap1, whole genome shotgun sequence and includes:
- the HOXC13 gene encoding homeobox protein Hox-C13, translated to MTAPLGLPPRWPDGLACRCEETPREKNRMEGLGHCREMMPHGGLAVPTAPPPPQGAAYAELAAAEPPRQCPSGAASSAALGYGYPFGGGYYGCRLSHSHGVNLQQKPCAYHPGEKYPEAGGPLPGEELPSRAKEFAFYPGFPSSYQAVPGYLDVSVVPGLGGHPEPRHDALLPMEGYQHWALSNGWDGQVYCSKEQSQSAHLWKSPFPDVVPLQPEVSSYRRGRKKRVPYTKIQLKELEKEYAASKFITKEKRRRISATTNLSERQVTIWFQNRRVKEKKVVSKSKTAHLHPT